In the Calditrichota bacterium genome, one interval contains:
- a CDS encoding MBL fold metallo-hydrolase, with amino-acid sequence MKLLSTLILLFTISFVYSQDSTISEKAHHVRNGFKNPYPGFEEKGISNLLKWVVWDRFINDSRSTEADSVVFELAENDPDWLQQNKEEFSITWVGHSSFLIQIEGLNILTDPVWSERVSPVSFVGPSRLVKPGLAFDSLPPIDIVIISHDHYDHLDEGTIEMIGDSALYIVPLGIGDFLDGLDISNYQELDWWDEISFNGVRFICTPTQHFSGRTLFDRNKTLWSSWAILGKSSRLYFAGDTGYFPGFKQIGERYGPFDVAIVPIGAYKPQWFMSPVHVDPVQAVDVYLDVKAKYFVPMHWGTFQLSDEPITDPPKVLMNEVELRGLDSNLFKVLKHGETIIVPVNNLVSEKPEIIIP; translated from the coding sequence ATGAAATTATTATCTACCCTTATTTTATTATTTACAATCTCTTTTGTTTATTCTCAGGATTCCACAATATCTGAGAAAGCACACCATGTCCGAAATGGATTTAAAAATCCTTATCCTGGTTTTGAAGAAAAAGGTATTTCAAATTTGCTAAAATGGGTGGTTTGGGATCGTTTTATTAATGATTCACGAAGTACTGAGGCAGACAGTGTGGTTTTTGAATTAGCTGAAAATGATCCGGATTGGCTGCAACAAAATAAGGAAGAGTTTTCAATAACCTGGGTAGGGCATTCTTCATTTTTAATTCAAATTGAAGGCTTAAATATTCTTACAGATCCGGTTTGGTCCGAGCGCGTTTCACCGGTTAGCTTTGTAGGTCCCTCGCGTCTGGTAAAACCCGGGCTTGCTTTTGATAGTTTGCCTCCAATTGATATTGTTATTATTTCCCATGACCATTATGATCATCTTGATGAAGGAACGATTGAAATGATAGGTGATAGCGCTCTCTATATTGTCCCGCTTGGGATCGGCGACTTTCTCGATGGTTTGGATATTTCCAATTATCAGGAATTGGATTGGTGGGATGAAATTTCTTTTAACGGGGTTCGGTTCATTTGTACTCCAACACAACATTTTTCCGGCCGAACCCTTTTTGATCGCAACAAAACTTTATGGAGCAGCTGGGCTATTCTTGGTAAATCATCAAGATTGTATTTTGCCGGTGATACAGGTTATTTTCCGGGATTTAAACAAATAGGCGAGAGATATGGGCCATTTGATGTGGCCATTGTTCCGATCGGTGCATACAAGCCACAATGGTTTATGTCTCCGGTGCATGTAGATCCTGTTCAGGCTGTGGATGTCTATCTTGATGTCAAAGCAAAATATTTTGTGCCGATGCATTGGGGTACTTTTCAACTTTCTGATGAGCCAATAACAGATCCACCAAAAGTTTTAATGAATGAAGTTGAGCTTCGCGGCCTCGATAGTAATTTGTTTAAAGTTCTCAAACACGGTGAGACAATCATTGTACCTGTCAATAATCTTGTTTCCGAGAAACCGGAAATAATCATTCCTTAA
- a CDS encoding N-formylglutamate amidohydrolase has translation MKTTTLLFTSEHGGNQIPEKYKHLFKGHENVLKTHRGYDLGIWSMAEAFSNGLQARLFKINISRLLVDVNRSLWRRTLFSEMTKPLSKSEKKNILDSYYYPHREKISTFLNDQISSGQKVLHIATHSFTPVMNGVERNADIGFLYNPERSNEKLISKEWKKTLNMCSDLRVRFNYPYRGKPDGLTAHFRKKYSNGSYLGVELEVNQKFVNEEGRFPDDLCKMLVSTFTTTISHFNWL, from the coding sequence ATGAAAACAACGACTCTTCTTTTTACCTCAGAACATGGCGGGAATCAAATTCCTGAAAAGTATAAACATTTGTTTAAGGGGCATGAAAATGTTTTAAAAACACATCGTGGTTACGATTTGGGAATCTGGTCTATGGCCGAAGCGTTTTCCAATGGATTGCAAGCAAGACTTTTTAAAATAAATATTTCACGGCTTCTGGTAGATGTGAACAGATCCTTATGGCGGAGAACACTCTTTTCCGAAATGACCAAACCTTTATCTAAAAGTGAGAAAAAAAATATTCTCGACAGTTATTATTATCCCCATCGGGAAAAAATTTCTACTTTCCTTAATGATCAGATTTCATCAGGACAAAAAGTATTACATATTGCCACACACTCCTTCACTCCGGTTATGAATGGAGTGGAGAGAAATGCCGACATCGGGTTTTTATATAACCCGGAACGCTCTAATGAAAAACTGATTAGCAAGGAATGGAAAAAGACATTGAACATGTGCTCCGATTTGCGTGTGCGTTTCAATTATCCATATCGTGGCAAACCAGACGGGTTAACGGCGCATTTTAGAAAAAAATATTCCAACGGCAGTTACCTTGGTGTTGAGCTTGAGGTCAATCAAAAATTTGTAAATGAAGAAGGTCGTTTCCCGGATGATTTATGCAAAATGCTTGTTTCAACATTTACAACTACAATTAGTCATTTTAACTGGCTTTGA
- a CDS encoding CPBP family intramembrane metalloprotease produces the protein MFLENAITGKNQFWRYLVSTIVIFIGLIIGQLPLGVLLVFEQMQGTDISGFEKNMDFSLIGIDPNLGLALIILSFIGGFFALIIAVKFIHNKNFKDVITSHSKIQWNKVFWAFGLWMALSIFAEIGFYYNDTANYTYQFNLELFIPLVLVSLLLMPFQTSFEEIFIRGYLMQGIGMISVFRIIPLIITSLIFGGLHIMNPEIESFGLGVMMAFYVGFGLVMGIITIMDDGLELPLGIHAANNIYASVFVTYAGGALQTSAIFKVEKLDQNLMVIGWAVISVIFIFWAAKKYGWQNWSKLLGRIDFK, from the coding sequence ATGTTTTTAGAAAATGCGATTACTGGAAAAAATCAATTTTGGAGATATCTGGTTTCTACGATTGTAATATTTATTGGTCTTATTATTGGTCAATTACCTTTGGGCGTTTTATTGGTTTTTGAACAAATGCAGGGTACTGACATTTCCGGTTTTGAAAAAAATATGGATTTCTCTCTAATCGGTATTGATCCAAATCTTGGATTAGCTTTGATTATCCTTTCATTTATAGGTGGATTTTTTGCATTGATTATTGCTGTAAAATTTATACACAATAAAAATTTTAAAGATGTAATTACCAGTCATTCAAAAATACAGTGGAACAAGGTTTTTTGGGCTTTTGGGCTTTGGATGGCCCTTTCGATATTCGCCGAAATAGGATTTTATTATAATGATACAGCCAATTATACTTATCAGTTTAATTTGGAATTATTTATCCCGCTTGTGCTTGTTTCACTTTTATTAATGCCCTTCCAAACCAGCTTTGAAGAAATATTTATCCGCGGTTACCTGATGCAGGGAATTGGCATGATCAGTGTTTTCAGGATAATCCCATTAATAATTACATCACTAATATTTGGTGGATTACATATAATGAACCCCGAAATAGAAAGCTTTGGTTTAGGGGTTATGATGGCCTTTTATGTTGGTTTTGGCTTAGTAATGGGTATAATTACAATTATGGATGATGGGTTGGAACTTCCTTTAGGAATCCATGCTGCCAACAACATTTATGCTTCTGTTTTTGTAACCTATGCGGGTGGGGCCTTACAAACTTCCGCAATTTTCAAAGTTGAAAAGCTGGATCAGAATTTAATGGTCATTGGCTGGGCTGTCATTTCTGTAATTTTTATTTTTTGGGCAGCAAAAAAATATGGATGGCAAAACTGGTCTAAACTTTTAGGTAGAATCGATTTTAAATGA
- a CDS encoding uracil-DNA glycosylase family protein, with product MSQLEILLKEIRSCTVCSESLPLGPRPILSASPLSKVLIVGQAPGTRVHKSGIPWDDPSGDRLRLWMGVDKEIFYDDGKIAIVPMGLCYPGKGKSGDLPPRKECADLYFDRLLPLLSNIKLTIIIGQYAQAYYLKNKRKNTLTETVKSWKEYLPNYIVLPHPSPRNFGWFKKNPWFDDEVLPTLRNRIREVGVLS from the coding sequence ATGTCACAATTAGAAATATTACTCAAAGAAATCCGAAGCTGCACTGTTTGTTCAGAATCCTTGCCGCTTGGTCCGCGCCCTATTCTGTCTGCTTCTCCACTATCCAAAGTGCTGATTGTAGGCCAGGCTCCGGGAACGCGAGTCCATAAAAGCGGTATTCCCTGGGATGACCCGAGCGGTGACAGGTTGCGGCTTTGGATGGGCGTGGATAAAGAAATCTTTTATGATGACGGCAAAATTGCCATTGTACCTATGGGTTTATGTTACCCAGGTAAAGGAAAAAGTGGCGATCTCCCTCCCAGAAAAGAGTGTGCAGATCTGTATTTCGACCGGCTTCTACCACTACTCTCAAACATAAAACTGACAATCATAATCGGGCAATATGCACAAGCCTACTATTTAAAAAATAAAAGAAAAAACACCCTCACAGAAACTGTAAAATCATGGAAAGAATATCTTCCTAATTACATAGTTTTGCCACATCCATCTCCGCGTAATTTTGGCTGGTTTAAAAAAAATCCGTGGTTTGATGATGAAGTTTTACCCACGTTACGAAATAGAATCCGGGAAGTAGGAGTGCTCTCCTGA